Genomic segment of Nostoc commune NIES-4072:
AATTTATCGAAAGAACTTTCTCCAAATCATCTGGACAAAAAACAAGATATTCCCAAAAAAACTGTTTGTAAGATTTCTTGTTTTCTTCAAGGTTTAATTCATATTCTTGCTGACTTACTTAACGGCAAGGCTATTTCTTTAACTGGTTTGTTTCCACAACCCTACCACAGTACATCTGCTGCTGCTGCCAATACTTCCTAATCTCAATGAATGGTTCTGGCGTAAAAAAGCTTCCTTGTCTACTTTCCCCCCAAGTCTTCCAAGTCTTACCTCATTCTAGATCTGATTGTAAAAAACCTACACTTGTGAGCCTGCCCCCCGCCCCCTGCCCCTTGTCCTCTTCGCTGACGTTACTCTTGCTGCTGCGTTTCAAGTTGAGCGCGAATGCGGTCTTCCTGCTCCCTTAAGGCGGGTGTCAGGACTTCACCAAAATCCTCTGTCTCGAATACGGGACGAATCTCAATCTCGGAGTCTCCTGGCATAGGGTTAGGGCAGCGCTTTACCCAAGCAACTGCCTCTTCCATTGAGTTCACCTGCCATAGCCAGTACCCTGCCACTAGCTCCTGCGCTGGAGTGAAAGGTCCCTGGGTGACGGTGCGATCGGTTCCTGAAAAGTGAACTCGCACCCCTTTTGAGCTAGGATGAAACCCCTCAGCGGCGAGCAAGATACCTGCCCTGGCTAATTCTTCGTTGTACTGCCCCATTTCAGTTAAAAGCTGTTCGCTCGGCATGACCCCAGTTTCGGAGTCTTGGGTTGCTTTGACAAAGACCATGACTTTCATTGTGAAATCTCCTGTTGAATGGTTTTGAGTTAGATTGCGAGGGGTTGGGTGTGCTGATTAGCACAAAGCGCAACTCCGAAGGAACCGCTAATCAGCAGCGACACGTTTGAGTTCATCAATCTCGATCTTCTTCATTTGCAGCATGGTAGTGGTCACTTTTTGAGAGGTTGCCGCGTCGGGGTGGTTGAGTAACTCAATCAGAATGCGAGGAATAATTTGCCAGGAGACACCGTATTTGTCTTTGAGCCAGCCGCATTGCTGTGCGGTTTCATCCCCACCGGCAGACAATTTTTGCCAGTAATCGTCCACGTCCGCCTGGGTATCGCAAAAGATTTGGAAGGAAATCGCCTCGTTAAATTTGAAGGTCGGACCACCGTTGAGTGCTGTGAACGGCTGACCATCAAGTTCAAAGCTGACAGTCATGACGGCTCCGGCTGGTTTTCCGTGAATTTCCTGTCCAGCGTCTCCATATCGACTGACGTGGACAATTTTGGAATTGCGAAAAATCGACGTATAAAACTGAGCGGCGGCTTCGGCTTGATCATCAAACCATAAACAGGGAGTGATTTTGGAATTGTTTTGCATGAGGGTTCTCCTTGAGTTCAAGCGGTTAAGGACGGTCAACCCAATTCGCAATTCGCAATTCGCAATTATTACCCCACGCCTAAAGGCGGGGACAAGAACTAGATACTACGTCTTTTTATCTTTTCTTCAATGAATTGAGGGACTTGTATCCTTTTTGTCCGCAATTGCGAACTGCGAATTGCGAATTGTTCAGTCAGGGCTGTGCTGGTAGTCCCGTAACTTCGATCACAGGACGGATTTCGACGGTGCCGACTTTTGCACCTGGGATGCGGGTGGCGATCGCAATGGCTTCATCCAAATCCTGAGCATTAACGAGGAAGAATCCACCCAATTGTTCGCGGGTTTCGGCAAATGGGCCATCGGTCACGAGTGATTTGCCATCACGGACTTGGACACTGGTTGCGGTTGCAACAGGATGGAGTGGAGCCGTCGCCAGAAATTGTCCTTGAGTATGCAAGTCCTGGGCGAGTTGGGCAGATTCCCCATAGCAATGCTCCCGCTCGGTGTCGCTCATGGCGTTTTCGTCCATATAAATCAGCAGCAAATATTTCATTCGGTTGCCTCCTTTGTGATTAAGTCGAACGGGAATTGTCCAAATCGACACCTGAGTGCAAAAATTTTGTCTAGTACAATTGAACTTATCTCCCTTTATCAGTTAGTCGAACGGGAATTGCTCAAATCGACACCTTGCCCAAAATTCTTTATGTATTTTTGTAAAAGGTATGACTTCAATCCCAAAAACAGATGTGGCTCAAGCAATTGCTGCCCTTTATCGAACTGAATGGGGGCGCATTGTCGCTATTCTGATTCGGCTGGTCGGAGATTTTGATGTAGCTGAAGAAGCTGCACAGGCAGCATTTATAGCGGCAGTGAATCAGTGGGAAAGCGACGGTATTCCCGATCATCCCCGCGCCTGGATTATCCGAACTGCCCGGTACAAGGCGATCGATCGCCTCCGACGACGCACGAAACTGACCGAAAAACTGGAGTGGTATGCGGCATCTGGCTTAATTCCAGCCACTGAAGAACCAACCTATGACAGTGATGAAATTGGAGACGATCGCCTGCGATTAATCTTTACCTGCTGTCACCCGGCACTGGCAACGGAAACTCAAGTAGCGTTGACCCTCCGAATGTTGGGTGGACTGGAAACCGACGAAATTGCCCGCGCCTTTCTTATACCGACTGCAACAATGGCACAGCGGTTAGTTCGTGCTAAACGCAAAATTCGAGACGCAGGCATTCCTTACAAAGTACCTGAGACGACTGATCTCGCTCCCCGGATAGAGGCAGTCCTGACAGTCATCTATCTCATCTTCAACGAAGGCTATGCCGCAACCAAAGGAGATGCGATCGTGCGGGCTGACCTCTGCATCAAAGCGATTCGCTTGGGGCAACTGGTGCGGCAATTGCTGGCACCCCAACCCCCATCTGAAGTCACAGCACTGGTGGCGCTGATGTTATTGCACGATTCGCGGCGCAATGCGCGTCTAGATGAGGCAGGCGATTTGATTTTGCTAGAAGATCAGGATCGCAGTCGTTGGAACCATCTACAGATTGCTGAGGCGTTACCTCTGGTAGAGGAAGCGTTGCGCGGTAGAACCGGAGTGTATGCCCTGCAAGCGGCGATCGCCGCCCTCCATTGTCAGGCAACCCGCGCCGAAGAAACAGACTGGGCGCAGATCGTGCGGCTCTATGAGGTGTTGGAACGCTTGCAGCCCTCACCCATTGTTACCTTGAACCGAGCAGTGGCGATCGCAATGGCAGACAGTCCTCAAGCCGCATTTGGACTGATTGATAGCCTTGTTCCAGAACTGGACAGCTATCATCTCTTTCATGCCACCCGTGCAGATTTATTCCGGCGTGTTGGAGCATTAGAGGAAGCGACTCAGAGCTATACACGGGCACTAGAATTAGTGACAAATGACAGTGAGCGTCGTTTTCTGGAACGTCGGTTGCGCGAAGTTCAACATAACATTCAGTCCGGCTAAGGGTTTACAACAGTTTAAAGCGCCAGGCATCCATGATGCCGTTGAAAAAGAAATGAAAAATCTTCTAACAGGGTGAACTTGTAACTTAACAAAAGGCAAAAGTAGACAAGTCGGCTTAGTACTAAAGTACTGTTATAATCCAATCGTTTCATCAAGTTGTGTTAGGGTGCAGCAAATCACCGATCGGCTCTCTAGCACATCCACATCAACTGATAGAGGATTCCGACATGGATAACAATCCCAGCATTCTCTCGCACGTTTCGATTGGTACTAATGATTTTGAACGAGCGAT
This window contains:
- a CDS encoding YciI family protein, yielding MKVMVFVKATQDSETGVMPSEQLLTEMGQYNEELARAGILLAAEGFHPSSKGVRVHFSGTDRTVTQGPFTPAQELVAGYWLWQVNSMEEAVAWVKRCPNPMPGDSEIEIRPVFETEDFGEVLTPALREQEDRIRAQLETQQQE
- a CDS encoding VOC family protein; amino-acid sequence: MQNNSKITPCLWFDDQAEAAAQFYTSIFRNSKIVHVSRYGDAGQEIHGKPAGAVMTVSFELDGQPFTALNGGPTFKFNEAISFQIFCDTQADVDDYWQKLSAGGDETAQQCGWLKDKYGVSWQIIPRILIELLNHPDAATSQKVTTTMLQMKKIEIDELKRVAAD
- a CDS encoding YciI family protein, which encodes MKYLLLIYMDENAMSDTEREHCYGESAQLAQDLHTQGQFLATAPLHPVATATSVQVRDGKSLVTDGPFAETREQLGGFFLVNAQDLDEAIAIATRIPGAKVGTVEIRPVIEVTGLPAQP
- a CDS encoding RNA polymerase sigma factor, producing the protein MTSIPKTDVAQAIAALYRTEWGRIVAILIRLVGDFDVAEEAAQAAFIAAVNQWESDGIPDHPRAWIIRTARYKAIDRLRRRTKLTEKLEWYAASGLIPATEEPTYDSDEIGDDRLRLIFTCCHPALATETQVALTLRMLGGLETDEIARAFLIPTATMAQRLVRAKRKIRDAGIPYKVPETTDLAPRIEAVLTVIYLIFNEGYAATKGDAIVRADLCIKAIRLGQLVRQLLAPQPPSEVTALVALMLLHDSRRNARLDEAGDLILLEDQDRSRWNHLQIAEALPLVEEALRGRTGVYALQAAIAALHCQATRAEETDWAQIVRLYEVLERLQPSPIVTLNRAVAIAMADSPQAAFGLIDSLVPELDSYHLFHATRADLFRRVGALEEATQSYTRALELVTNDSERRFLERRLREVQHNIQSG